One genomic segment of Bos javanicus breed banteng chromosome 23, ARS-OSU_banteng_1.0, whole genome shotgun sequence includes these proteins:
- the ZBTB9 gene encoding zinc finger and BTB domain-containing protein 9: MDTSTPLPPVAPSPACNPAPRTIQIEFPQHSSLLLEALNRHRLEGKFCDVSLLVQGRELRAHKAVLAAASPYFHDKLLLGDAPRLTLPNVIEADAFEGLLQLIYSGHLRLPLDALPAHLLVASGLQMWQVVDQCSEILRELENTGGGISSRGATPFHTLLSTTGGWCIRSSPFQTPAQSSPSTQSPIGGEGSELGDVLQLQVEEEEEEDEEDQGSAAPSQTPQPQRGSGSFPRPPVSHPLPTSTTPCRFPEGESAPPEPPAPHTALPPKVFYIKQEPFESKEEIAGGGSQFVGAKEETKVFPAGNTEENGELGFLLPSGAGTTSGGGGPSWKPVDLHGNEILSGGGGPGGAGQAVHGPVKLGGAPPADGKRFGCLCGKRFAVKPKRDRHIMLTFSLRPFGCGICNKRFKLKHHLTEHMKTHAGALHACPHCGRRFRVHACFLRHRDLCKGQGWATAHWTYK, encoded by the coding sequence ATGGATACCTCGACGCCTTTGCCTCCCgtagccccctccccagcctgcaaCCCAGCCCCACGGACGATCCAGATCGAGTTCCCTCAGCACAGCTCTTTGCTGCTGGAGGCCCTGAACCGCCACAGGCTGGAGGGAAAGTTCTGTGACGTCTCTCTCCTGGTGCAGGGCCGCGAACTGAGGGCCCACAAAGCAGTGTTGGCTGCCGCTTCTCCTTACTTCCACGACAAACTACTTCTGGGGGATGCACCGCGTCTCACCCTACCCAACGTTATCGAAGCCGATGCCTTCGAGGGGCTGCTCCAGCTCATTTATTCGGGGCACCTCCGTCTGCCCCTGGATGCTCTCCCTGCGCACCTTCTTGTGGCCAGTGGCCTGCAGATGTGGCAAGTGGTAGATCAGTGCTCAGAGATCCTTAGAGAACTGGAAAACACCGGTGGTGGGATTTCATCCCGAGGAGCGACCCCTTTCCACACACTTCTTTCCACCACAGGAGGCTGGTGCATCCGCTCTTCCCCTTTCCAGACCCCGGCACAGTCTTCTCCTTCTACCCAGAGCCCgattggaggggaggggagtgaaCTGGGAGATGTGTTACAGCTTCAGgttgaagaggaagaggaggaagatgaggaggaCCAAGGGTCAGCAGCACCCTCTCAGACTCCTCAGCCTCAGAGAGGATCAGGGAGTTTTCCTCGCCCTCCTGTatcccaccccctgcccacaTCCACTACTCCTTGCAGGTTTCCAGAGGGTGAGAGTGCCCCACCTGAGCCTCCTGCTCCTCATACTGCATTGCCCCCCAAAGTCTTCTACATCAAGCAGGAACCCTTTGAGTCCAAGGAGGAGATAGCAGGAGGCGGAAGTCAGTTTGTAGGAGCAAAGGAGGAGACCAAAGTGTTTCCAGCAGGGAACACTGAAGAGAATGGAGAACTAGGGTTCCTACTGCCCTCAGGAGCAGGGACAACATCTGGAGGAGGTGGTCCATCCTGGAAACCAGTGGATCTTCATGGGAATGAAATCCTGTCAGGGGGTGGGGGACCTGGAGGAGCAGGGCAGGCTGTGCATGGGCCTGTGAAGCTAGGTGGCGCACCCCCTGCAGATGGAAAACGCTTTGGTTGTTTGTGTGGGAAGCGCTTTGCAGTGAAGCCAAAGCGCGACCGACACATCATGCTGACCTTCAGCCTTCGACCCTTTGGCTGTGGCATCTGCAACAAGCGTTTCAAGCTGAAGCACCATCTGACAGAGCATATGAAGACGCATGCTGGAGCCCTACATGCCTGTCCTCACTGTGGTCGCCGGTTCAGAGTCCATGCTTGTTTCCTTCGCCATAGGGACCTCTGCAAGGGTCAGGGCTGGGCCACTGCTCATTGGACTTACAAGTGA